In the genome of Catharus ustulatus isolate bCatUst1 chromosome 1, bCatUst1.pri.v2, whole genome shotgun sequence, the window GGGCATGAACGCCATAAATCAAGAGTTGCTTCCAGACACCAGAACCTTTCCAAGATATTTATCAGTGATCAGGGTATCAGAAGCTCCCTCAGCATTCCTGAGTGCAAGGACACCCAGCAGCCCAGAAAAGAGTCCCGGTCTTCACAAGACACCGACAAACCACAGCACATGAGTGCCACAAAATGCCTGCATTGATGAGTTTGCATTTCTGCCAGGCCATGGTTGTTTATTCAGCTCTCCCTGACACACATCTAACAATCAAATCTGCCCAAATGCCATCTCCAAAAGCTGCCGCCAAGGTCAGATGAAACCAGCCTCAAGACCTGGATATGACACTGCAGAGTCGTGGGAAAGAAAACACTACCCACACAATGACTCACCACACTGGGCCAGGCAAGAGCTGCTAGCAGGTGAATGCCCCAAGGCCATGGGACAAGGATGTCCCGCCCCTTCAGGACCAGCAtaaaacccagcccagagcctctCTCCCTCACACACTTCTCCTCACTCCTTCTCCTCTGGTGCTGACAAGGTGAGCCCCCCAAAGCCCTGCCCATCcttctgctcctgcatccctgacCACTCTCTTTCCAGTATCCTCAACCCCAGCCTCAGCAACCCTCAtgcctccccacagccccaaaacAGCCTCCACactccctcaccctcctgcatcACCAACCACCCCTCACACCCccacacccctgccctgcctcacccCCCTCTCTTCCAGGGACCCTCCACACCACACCCATGGCCTGCTACGACATCTGCCGTCCCTGTGGacccaccccgctggccaacagctgcaacgagccctgtgccctgcaatgccaggaCTCTCGTGTCATCATCaacccttcccctgtgctggtcaccctgccaggacccatcatgacctccttcccccagaacaccgcCGTTGGATCCACCTCCTCGGCTGCCGTGGGCACTGAGCtcagtgtgcagggacagcccatctCTGGTGGATTTGGTGGCTTTGGTGGCTTTGGCTATGGCCGTGGATTTGGCtatgggctgggctgtggctaCGGGCTGGGAGGCCTGGGCTGCTATGGCAGAAGGGGTGGCTACATCTGCTAAGGATCCTCCCCAGCACTCCTGACACCAACCAC includes:
- the LOC116996312 gene encoding feather keratin B-4-like, whose product is MACYDICRPCGPTPLANSCNEPCALQCQDSRVIINPSPVLVTLPGPIMTSFPQNTAVGSTSSAAVGTELSVQGQPISGGFGGFGGFGYGRGFGYGLGCGYGLGGLGCYGRRGGYIC